The Triticum aestivum cultivar Chinese Spring chromosome 6D, IWGSC CS RefSeq v2.1, whole genome shotgun sequence genomic sequence catcgaccgctatccagcatgcatctagagtattaagttcaaaagaacagagtaacgctttaagtaagatgacatgatgtagagggataaactcatgcaatatgatataaaccccatcttgttatcctcgatggcaacaatccaatacgtgccttgctgcccctactgtcactgggaaaggacaccgcaagattgaacccaaagctaagcacttctcccattgcaagaaagatcaatctagtaggccaaaccaaactgataattcgaagagacttgcaaagataaccaatcatacataaaagaattcagagaagattcaaatattgttcatagataaacttgatcataaacccacaattcatcggtctcaacaaacacaccgcaaaagaagattacatcgaatagatctccatgagaatcgtggagaactttgtattgagatccaaagagagagaagatgccatctagctaataactatggacccgaaggtctgaggtaaactactcacacatcatcggagaggctatggtgttgatgtagaagccctccgtgatcaatgccccctccggcaggacgccggaaaaggcccaagatgggatctcacgggtacagaaggttgcggcagtggaattaggttttcgtggatgcttctgttggtctgggggtacgtaggtatatataggaggaagaagtacatcggtggagcaacatgggccccacgagggtggagggcgcgcccaggggggtaggcgcgcccctacctcgtgccctcctggttgctttcttgacgtagggtccaagtcctctggatcacgtttgttccgaaaatcatgttcccgaaggtttcattccgtttggactccgtttgatattctttttctacgaaactctgaaataggcaaaagaaacagcaattctgggctgggcctccggttaataggttagtcccaaaaataatataaaagtgtataacaaagtccattaatcatccaaaaacaaaatataatatagcatgaagcgatcaaaaattatagatacgttggagacgtatcactaccaaCATAGAGTGAGGGCATCAGGGAATGCAGGGGAAGGGAACCCAATGGAAGAGGGGCGAGAGAGGACCTTGGCAATAGGGACAAAACACGGGAAGACTAGTCCGAGCCTAGGATGTGCGGTAGGCATCGAAGAGTGCTGCGTGCCGTCGATGGCCGCCAGAATGGGTTCACATAGGTGGCGGTGCCGAGGAGTTACAGGAGAGATAGAGATAAAGAGACGAGGTTTTCGGTTGGGGCGTCAGTGGATGGAAGGGCAGAGGCCGACGATGATGTTTTAGGGAGACGAGGTGGTGGGTGGCAGCAGCGATATGGGAGGGAAGGAAGAATAGGAGTGTTTTTTTCTTTGTCTAGTTAGACGGTAGCGGGTCAATGTGAGCCCGAAAAGTTTCAATCCATATCCATCAATGCTTCTCGTGCGTGGCTGGTTTTggagttttctctctctctctctctctttctccttttCCCATCTCACCATATAGGGGCTTTGTCAGAGAGACTAAAATGAAATTGAAAACAAGAAAGCGAGATCTTTTCTCTTGGGTCGAAATAAAAAAATGACGGGAAGCTCTTTTCCCCAAGGCGTAAACATCTCGACGTATGATGGTTCGGTCAATCAACACAGGTTAGCTTAGCTTGTTATTACTCTCATTCACACCAACCCATCGAGCTTAATTGATGATGCACAAGCCTTAGTTAGACTTACCCATCATATCAATTGACTAAACCGGGCTTACTTACAAGTAGCCACACATTGCACAACAACGATTCAACACTTCTCGCAAAAGGCGGCATGACTGTTGACCATGGGTCCGTGAGGGAAGTGCCATGAGGAGTACTTTCAAGGGGATCATCGTCCCGGACCGACCGTGTGAATTTGCCGGACTACTACATAGACATCTAGTTCGAATGAAATCGTGAAGCCAGACACGAACGCACTGGTCAACCTCTCTCTCCGTGGTGGATGGGCTGATGTTGCACAACGGGCACAAGGCTCCATAAGACATATGCTGCGGAGCCCTTTCGGCGGGGTGGCGGATGGCGCCCCTGAAGCAGAGCACATGAAACTCGGTGTTGGTGAATTGAGTGTGGGGTCATCTTAGGGACATACATACTTGGACAAAAAAAACGATGAGTACAATTATAATATACTATTAACCAGGGCCGCCAAAGGGAACTTATTCGTCCAAGCCTCATTGCAAACTGCGCGATTGAGGCGTTCTGGAATACCCCCCACCCTCCTCTAAACTGGTACCAATAAACCCCAGATCGAACGGACCACATTCATCCAAATAGTCATTGATGGGTTGCATTATTTTATTCGGACGCAAGTTACCTTCTATTTTCTCACCACCAAGTAAAAATTCATTGAGTTTCCAATAACTAACCATTGTCGAGGTGCTATCAGTCGTTTGGTACAAAATGATGTGTTATTCCTTCTAAAGAAAAACATATTTTTCCCCGTGAATAATAGCTAGTTGTTCTTTACCTGGTGATGTCCCTCATATTTTGGTATGTTCCGTCGCGTATCTCAGCATCCTGCGGGTTTGTTTAAAGTTATGGGCTTTTGTTTCGAGGTTTATTGATATTTCCTCACCAAAGAAATATTGGCATTTTCCCGTTTGTGCCAGCAAGCTATCATTTTGAGCTTTTCTTAAGAGACAGTGATGACTCTAGCTGCTGCAAAATGTCGGAGAGCATGCGGAGGAGGGTGGAAGAAGAGCACAACTCACACAGGTTGCTCCTCTTCTTGAAAAAAATCAGCATCGGCTCTCATTGGCCATCCTAATTGGAAACAGTCATTTGACCTGATAAAGCAATGTAAATTTAATTGCATGGACCACAAAATTGTGACGAATATAACGAGTTATGTTGTATTTACCAAAAGAACGCATTGAGATCATCATAGTTTCTCCGATGTGAGTGTTTTGATTTTATTGTCCCACTCCTTTCAGCTTTGTCCTATGTAAAAAAAACAAAAGGATATAAGTTGATTGtttttgaaattaaaacatctGCATGGAAATAAAGAAATGTACCGTTTCTACGATTTTGGAAATTGGAGTCACGACTTTCTTCAAAAAGGCTTCCTCTTCGCCACCATAGTATGGTCTAACATTTTCACCAGTTACTGGGCTCACGTTTGCAGCCAACACACCATACAATTCAAAAGCCATCTGCAACGGAATAAAAAAAGCACGACCATTACTTGCCAATAATCATCTCATCACAAGAGCTATGGCAGTCAATCAACCAACAAAAACAGCCTTGACAATCAAGCATTTATTAACTAGCATGTCCATGAACACAAACTATACAATTGCTAAATGGGAACAAGTATGAAAGGGCAATAAAAACATAAATGGTATGTAAAACTTTCCGGCACAGAAATATGATGTACTACTAACCTCAACCTTCCACCGATTTACAATGGTCTAAACTACTATGTGAGCATCAATAGAAGAAAAGGGATCAAGCAAAGATATGGACCACATTATAACTTATTTTTTGTTAGTGTTTACGGGATCTCCTCGGGAAGAACTTATATCTAGAGTTAAGTTGGCATGACAAACAATTGGCGGCCATCGAAACAAAAACCTAATTTTTTGGTGATGACCAGAAAAATAGTTAGGATTCATTTTGTCAACTCTCCAGACATACCCAAATACTAGCATAGTAGTCTTTGCATCATTTCCATTGTAATCAGGAAACATAATTAGGACCTTAAAATCCTTTAATTAAGAGTTTTAAACCCAGTTCTCCAGTTTAGTAAATAGATCGTGTATTTAATTTGGCGAAGAAATGAATTGGCCATACATGATTTTAGAAATTTAGAGGTAGCAAAGACACTGTGGCATAAACCGCAAGTTAGACACCCCGCCCATTTAAAATGGTAGACGTAGCAAAGAATCTGAAATATAATGTACTATCCTCAAGCTTTTGCCCATTTAAAATGGTCTAAAATTAGATCAGCGTTTAGGAATTGACCATACATGGTGAAAGAGGTAGCAAAGACACACTGGCATAAATCGCAAGTTAGCCGCCTCGCCCCATATGAGCAGATAAAGGCCCATATAGAGAAGCTTACGCTGTTGTACTTCTTGTGGAATTGTCGGCAGCCTAGAAACATAATGATCATGTAATTAGTTGAGCAAGGGATCAATCAGTGGTCCACTCAAGGTTAATCATCATACCATAAGCTGGTTTTGCGGCCAAGGTACTTGCACCATCTCTTGTAGTTCTTGAATAGCTTGTTCATTGTTGTATCCAACACATGGTCATCTAACTGAAAATATTTCCAGAAAGGGAATGAGTAAATATGATATCATTTTACAAGGGTCGGGTCAATGTGCACACACATCACACATGTGTATGTCAGTATGTTGGAAAAGGCGGTACCTCTGGTTGTTGTTCAGGTTTGGAGATCTGCCTTATATGCATGTTGGCAAGCAATAGTACGAGATGTTCTCTCTGATTGGACACATTATCTTTCTGCAGAGTGATAGTTGAAGTTAGAGAGAATTAATGTATCAGCACTCACAACCAAATTGTGGGCATGAGATATGAATGCAAATGGTAAAGAGTCGCCATGTTGTGATAACCTGAAACCCAAACATGGCCTGAAGCCATTCAAGAAGATCTGCATCAGCCTTCTTTTCATGGTCCTTGGGCCATGGCAGACCCCTGGTGTCACTAAGGGCATGCAAAGCTGCTTGGATCTACATGTAATAATGAAAAACAGCACAAGTCATACCGTAATTATCTCAACATCTTGCCAAAGTACTCTGGAAGAAATCAGGATGGGGATGGGACCTTGGGATATCTCATAATAGTCTGATTAGCACTGTCAGGAAGATAGTGATTAGCACTGTCAGGATGGTTGTTTGTTTCCAGAATCTGATACATCAATCAATTACAGTGTTTTTGTTTGTGAGGAAACATATTAAGCAGGAGCTAGCAGTGTGACAAAAGAAACAAAGGACTACAGTTAATGTTGGGTACTAGCTAGAGAGCAGCTTACGGCGTGATCAACTTGGATCTTCTGTGAAACATTAACGGCGTCCTTTAGGACCCCAAACAACACATTTGAAGTCTGATACGCCTTTTTGAGCTGAGCActgagaaaatgaaataaaaaaaagaCATAAATGAGTCAGCATAGCACTCAGTAAATAGCATAAGAAAAGAAGAAGATGGGTTGCTCTCTCACCGGTCAGCTGTATCGGCGGCATTTTGGAGTGCCGTGATGTACGTCTTGTAGTAGTGCTGGTAGAAACTCCGCATTTCGCATGCATCACTCTGCTCAACCCTTCCCTTCAAGGTGGAATCATTCTCCTGAGGAAGGAAGCACATGCGTTGCAATGAAACCAAAGCAATTAGTTTCATTGCTGGATTAGAAACGTACTATTGCATACGCCTATGATTTTGGAGCTataataagtactccctctgtaaacaagaaatataagagcatttagatcacgctcttatatttctttacggagggaataGAACGCAGCGCCGCAAAATATGATGCATCTCTTAAGGCTGTGTCGGGCGGGAAAATCATGCATGTATACAGAACACACATACGATTTCAAGCTTCTGAAGGCAAAGAATCGACCTAGCACCCAAGAGACATATTAAATTGTGTGGGTGAGAAAACAAAACAAGCACTACTCTACTCTGAAGCGCAGCTAGGGAATTACTACCGGTTGTTTTGAATTACTACtctactcttatatttctttacggaaggAGTAACAATTAACACAGGCCATGGAGTGTCACTGGCAGTAAGATGGCACTAGTTGTACTTGAGGAAGAATATATAATACAGGTGTGAGCAATAGAAAGAATATACATGCTCACTAGTGAGTGGCCGGTAATAGAGTGGAGAAGGAATCTGCTATACTGCATTGGTAACAGTAATTAACAAGCAGCGAATGAATGAATTAATGTGCCAAGGAAGGGAAGTGCAAGAGGTCACATACATAGGTAAGCGACGCGTGGGTTGCTTGCCTCGACCTCGTTGGCGACGCGGAGGTAGGGTGTGACCTCGACGATCGAGGAGGGGACGACCTCACTGTCGAAGAGGGACTCACTGGCGACCTCAACGGTGGAGGCTGAGGAGGGCGCCATGCATCCCACCGGGAAGGAGCGATATGATCGAGCCGCAGGAGTCCAGAAGTAATAGGAAGAAAATAAATATGGTAGATCGATCGGCCGTGAGTGGGGAATGGGAGTTAGTATATATAGCAGTGGAGTGGCGCAGTAGGAGTGTGAAGGAAATGGAACAGATCAAAGCCGCTTTCACAAAAGAATAAAGACGATGACACGTATGTTGCTGCCTTTTCTATTACTGAATCCTTTCCTTGGTGGGTACGCAACACTAATGGAGGAGTGATGGAGAAAGCACATGATATGCATGGGATGGGAGCTGGCAAAAAAGATGAGAGGAGGGGAAAGTAGTCTTATATGCATGCCT encodes the following:
- the LOC123146379 gene encoding callose synthase 3 isoform X1; amino-acid sequence: MRSFYQHYYKTYITALQNAADTADRAQLKKAYQTSNVLFGVLKDAVNVSQKIQVDHAILETNNHPDSANHYLPDSANQTIMRYPKIQAALHALSDTRGLPWPKDHEKKADADLLEWLQAMFGFQKDNVSNQREHLVLLLANMHIRQISKPEQQPELDDHVLDTTMNKLFKNYKRWCKYLGRKTSLWLPTIPQEVQQRKLLYMGLYLLIWGEAANLRFMPVCLCYLFHHMAFELYGVLAANVSPVTGENVRPYYGGEEEAFLKKVVTPISKIVETDKAERSGTIKSKHSHRRNYDDLNAFFWSNDCFQLGWPMRADADFFQEEEQPVMLRYATEHTKI
- the LOC123146379 gene encoding callose synthase 3 isoform X2; this translates as MFHRRSKLITPANQTIMRYPKIQAALHALSDTRGLPWPKDHEKKADADLLEWLQAMFGFQKDNVSNQREHLVLLLANMHIRQISKPEQQPELDDHVLDTTMNKLFKNYKRWCKYLGRKTSLWLPTIPQEVQQRKLLYMGLYLLIWGEAANLRFMPVCLCYLFHHMAFELYGVLAANVSPVTGENVRPYYGGEEEAFLKKVVTPISKIVETDKAERSGTIKSKHSHRRNYDDLNAFFWSNDCFQLGWPMRADADFFQEEEQPVMLRYATEHTKI